In Metarhizium brunneum chromosome 3, complete sequence, a genomic segment contains:
- the dvrA gene encoding C2H2 finger domain transcription factor dvrA, with protein sequence MAGAFRPVNSSLLGESIKEEPMTTCSSSSVTPRPSAASHHPPQPQQSRTLPDDSKTPTRSTFSSAVSDQKPLPNAPFPPTGQASESADGMPRRENSQHSTKSSRRDSMDVDMDDSDGDTGAGGDDGTISDGDSVGADGSKSNKKKKSQRFYCTDYPPCNLSFTRSEHLARHIRKHTGERPFQCHCSRRFSRLDNLRQHAQTVHVNEDIPTDSLAATGSRFQRQMRTTERVRQAGNRARASTGGSAGGPVRGHSKSLSTSSIASISSVGSGYGPQMDVRRRPPPLVMAADPRSRMSLESYRSNADSTFSYRPPSPGDFSTPTSATFSTAQSSPRWMSGMASPTSSHSRSQSMYSSGNRTPGRRLSVPSSANPFQSAPGRALFSAGQMNSSHPSAFSPAGSSLVPSPTSTTSGWSTRRDSVSSAGDDAWRRRTWHPDSRNYGNQPPQTQSNQLAGVNQSVGPNPPPPIANPSSSQSSLRLPGIESFDPLPRRHPTPPPPQPQQQHGPSAMAIDSETAYRRSFQPGVGETIQPDERRNLNMYDASLQRGLNRLDISHKTPPRDSAGSWASEANRAVQAQAERVQMQVNQPSVRFQDQVPPSRQFPASVHSGRSLHQHTMSAPSIATPRENKRHGWYHGPAPSQAHSEHVMQDPRGAHVDRMVHPNFTGFNGFPGREQPAQTQQQDGKANPDSLRRLEALVAVATSEGTTATAY encoded by the exons atggcaggCGCGTTCCGACCGGTGAACTCGTCGCTGTTGGGCGAGTCCATCAAGGAGGAGCCCATGACGACATGCTCTTCCTCATCCGTCACGCCCCGGCCGAGTGCAGCATCGCACCatccaccacaaccacaacagTCTCGTACTCTGCCCGACGATTCGAAGACGCCAACTCGATCGACATTCAGCTCTGCTGTTTCCGATCAAAAACCACTGCCCAACGCTCCGTTCCCTCCTACCGGACAGGCCTCCGAATCAGCAGATGGTATGCCACGCCGTGAAAACTCGCAACATTCTACCAAGTCGTCCAGAAGAGATTCTATGGATGTAGATATGGATGATTCCGACGGAGACACTGGCGCCGGTGGCGATGACGGTACGATTTCCGATGGGGACAGTGTAGGTGCCGATGGCTCGAAATcaaataaaaagaaaaagtcTCAACGATTCTATTGTACCGACTATCCACCATGCAATCTCAGTTTCACCAGGAGCGAACACTTGGCCCGACACATCAG AAAACACACCGGGGAACGACCATTTCAATGTCATTGCTCCCGCCGCTTCTCGCGGCTTGACAACCTGAGACAGCATGCTCAGACTGTTCATGTAAACGAGGATATTCCGACGGATTCACTTGCGGCAACAGGTTCGCGCTTCCAGCGGCAAATGCGAACTACAGAGAGAGTACGGCAAGCAGGCAACAGAGCCAGAGCATCAACGGGTGGCAGCGCGGGCGGGCCTGTTCGTGGCCATTCCAAGAGTCTGTCCACGTCCAGCATTGCCAGCATCAGCTCTGTTGGCTCGGGCTATGGTCCTCAGATGGATGTGAGGAGGCGACCGCCACCCCTGGTCATGGCCGCGGATCCTCGGTCTCGGATGTCGCTTGAATCATACCGAAGCAACGCAGACAGCACGTTTTCATATCGACCCCCATCCCCTGGCGATTTCAGCACCCCGACGTCTGCTACCTTCTCAACGGCACAGAGCAGCCCGCGGTGGATGTCTGGAATGGCCTCGCCTACGTCATCCCACTCACGATCCCAAAGCATGTACAGTTCCGGAAACCGAACGCCGGGCCGACGGCTTAGTGTGCCATCCAGCGCAAATCCCTTCCAGTCAGCTCCCGGACGTGCCTTATTCAGTGCTGGTCAGATGAACAGCTCACACCCATCCGCCTTCTCGCCCGCGGGCTCGAGTCTAGTTCCGTCTCCGACGTCGACTACATCTGGGTGGTCCACTCGGCGAGACTCTGTCTCAagcgccggcgacgacgcgtGGAGGAGACGCACATGGCACCCAGACAGCCGAAATTACGGTAACCAGCCGCCACAGACTCAGTCGAACCAACTGGCCGGGGTCAATCAGAGCGTGGGACCAAATCCTCCTCCGCCTATCGCAAACCCGTCAAGCTCTCAGTCATCTCTGCGCCTTCCCGGTATTGAGTCGTTCGACCCGCTTCCACGCCGACATccgacaccaccaccaccccagccgcagcagcaacatggtccttcggccatggccatagACTCTGAGACGGCATATAGACGATCTTTCCAGCCTGGAGTAGGTGAAACGATTCAGCCTGACGAACGCCGCAATTTGAACATGTATGATGCCAGCCTGCAACGTGGATTAAACCGTCTAGATATTAGCCACAAGACACCCCCTCGTGATAGCGCCGGAAGTTGGGCCTCCGAGGCTAACAGGGCTGTCCAAGCCCAAGCTGAGCGCGTTCAGATGCAAGTCAATCAACCAAGCGTTCGGTTTCAGGATCAGGTACCTCCTTCCCGACAGTTTCCAGCTTCTGTGCATAGTGGTCGATCTCTTCACCAACATACcatgtcggcgccgtcaatTGCAACGCCGCGAGAGAATAAAAGGCACGGCTGGTACCACGGACCTGCGCCATCGCAGGCACACAGTGAGCATGTCATGCAGGATCCCCGCGGCGCCCATGTTGATCGCATGGTTCACCCAAACTTCACCGGTTTTAACGGCTTTCCTGGCAGAGAACAGCCGGCTCAGACCCAACAACAGGACGGAAAAGCAAATCCTGACTCGCTCAGGCGCTTGGAGGCGCTTGTGGCCGTCGCGACGAGCGAAGGAACGACAGCGACAGCTTATTAG
- the atnN_2 gene encoding Aspercryptin biosynthesis cluster-specific transcription regulator atnN, with the protein MLIWQFRRTRRVKCDETHPACKRCTASGRICDGYEPLPANAEPRFIAVVPSPVRREESRSLRYFYEKTVSQMTTFFRDEFWTRHVMQVADSEKCIRHSLVALSSYHESFSSPKPASRNQFALRHYNMSIGGILKSLRTADNAHIHLMSCILFICIEALQGHISTVVQLVKAGYRILQEQNKNQLAKNYGAKQRERPRSDASAFFGFADGFLRRIVAQIYMLIRDLDPDITAIVTSILQPSEQSRSFDFASLADAQEGLSDIRLQFERCDMRGLVGKVSAWSTAFEEFKSLNSATLTSRANKRAVALLELQSRYCAVDIAINCAGDQANQLLWDRYIGAFTDMLGYAEKAMDLQDADVKGQASCSPQFHMHSGTVPVLYGIIAKCRDPTIRRRAIGLMTSRPLQEGVWNNNLVLGVARRIMATEEGSLGPWPASCKDIPAESRVRSIAVAAGAGDNQYMVGYQLGRGWRWEESDYIADCV; encoded by the exons ATGCTAATTTGGCAATTTCGTAGGA CTCGCAGAGTGAAATGTGACGAGACGCACCCGGCATGCAAGAGAT GTACCGCCAGCGGCCGCATCTGCGACGGCTACGAGCCGCTCCCGGCCAACGCTGAGCCAAGATTCATCGCCGTGGTGCCGTCACCTGTCCGCCGGGAGGAATCCCGCTCCTTGCGGTACTTTTATGAAAAGACAGTCTCTCAAATGACGACTTTTTTCCGGGATGAGTTTTGGACCCGGCATGTGATGCAGGTTGCCGATTCGGAAAAGTGTATCCGGCATTCTCTCGTTGCATTGTCGTCCTACCACGAGTCCTTCTCAAGTCCAAAGCCGGCCAGTCGGAACCAATTTGCGCTGCGCCACTACAACATGTCGATTGGCGGGATACTTAAATCGCTGAGGACTGCAGACAATGCGCATATTCATTTAATGTCGTGCATATTGTTCATCTGCATCGAG GCATTGCAAGGACACATATCGACGGTAGTGCAACTTGTCAAAGCGGGTTACAGAATTCTCCaagaacaaaacaaaaaccaACTGGCCAAGAATTATGGCGCAAAGCAAAGGGAAAGGCCACGCTCTGATGCCAGTGCCTTTTTTGGCTTCGCTGACGGCTTCCTGCGCCGTATAGTCGCTCAAATATACATG TTAATAAGAGACTTGGATCCGGACATAACAGCCATTGTAACAAGCATTCTGCAGCCCAGCGAGCAGTCGCGCTCCTTTGACTTTGCTTCTCTGGCCGACGCCCAAGAGGGACTCAGTGATATCCGCCTGCAATTCGAGAGGTGTGATATGAGGGGGCTCGTGGGGAAAGTCTCGGCATGGTCTACGGCATTTGAAGAATTCAAATCATTAAACTCTGCCACTCTCACATCCCGAGCCAACAAGAGAGCAGTGGCTTTGCTGGAACTACAGTCGAGGTATTGCGCGGTTGATATTGCCATCAACTGTGCTGGCGATCAAGCGAACCAGCTCCTCTGGGATCGATACATTGGCGCCTTCACCGACATGCTGGGCTATGCCGAGAAAGCAATGGATCTGCAAGATGCAGATGTGAAAGGTCAGGCAAGTTGTTCACCTCAGTTCCACATGCACTCCGGTACGGTGCCGGTGCTATACGGGATAATTGCGAAATGCCGAGACCCGACGATTCGTAGACGCGCTATCGGGCTCATGACCTCCCGTCCTCTGCAAGAAGGCGTGTGGAACAACAATCTTGTGCTGGGGGTTGCACGGAGGATcatggccaccgaggagGGTAGTCTTGGTCCATGGCCGGCATCGTGCAAAGACATCCCTGCCGAGTCTAGAGTTCGTTCCATTGCAGTTGCAGCAGGTGCAGGTGATAACCAGTATATGGTGGGCTACCAACTAGGTCGGGGCTGGCGGTGGGAGGAGTCTGATTACATTGCGGATTGTGTATGA